The Rosa chinensis cultivar Old Blush chromosome 7, RchiOBHm-V2, whole genome shotgun sequence DNA segment tgggactgccaactagccagaggtagtagacgggactgccgactaactaccttatgtcatctggaagggactgccaaccagatgacgcatcggatgggactgccaacgagctgtagtctggaagggactgccaaccagactattacctagaagggactgccaactaggtaagatacgcatgcgccaaaactggcctccttgtcaactgctttctttttaaatcctttactttccacagagtcacattttctcaaataataaaccaactgaaaacttatttccatgttgcatgcattatttaaacaaaataaaagtccactcacaagtaagtcccgcagctaatcctgctgcctgcccgtgacctcctcgctcgagggctcagtacgtcctgtaatAAATGGACATAATAATTAACCTTAATAAGGAAACAATCTCAAGATCAAAACTCATTCTTTCGAGAAATTAGTATTCATTCTACAAAACAAATCTCACTCTTCAACTTGGAATTTACATTCTTGAATACGGAAATCTCCTTACAATTTAACGTCCACGCTTAATCTTTAACCTTCACAAGGATCGTCCAATAATCTAATCAATTTAAACTCGATTCCTTGACCAAAATTGATCACCAAGTTAAACATAATATCCTTTATAatatcctttccaaaatttccaaattcattcttaCTTTCCCTATTTCCAATCACAAATCCatctctatatttttcttttccaacccACAATCTCAACTCCAAATTCCTCaacaaaatagaacaattccGCAATAACATTAATAGTAATTATCAAGAGATTAAGCCAAAAGATTCAtcaactataaaattcaaaacatccaaaTCCCACATTTAATTTCCACGAAACTCCAAACGAATCGAGGCTGAAAGATTACCCGGTCGAGGTAGACGACTGAAGGTCTGCAAttcttcaaaaccctaaaatttggggCTTTTTCTGTGAAGTACTTTTGCAGAGGCAGCGCTGCTTCACCGTGGAGGAAAACAGTTGTCGGAGAATGTACGTGTCTCAGAATGTGGCCACCGGAGGTGAAGAGGATTGTGAATTCTCTATTTCGGAGTAGGTTTGAGCGGTTTTTTGACGTTTGAAATTCTGAAATAATgtggagaagatgaacaatAGTGCCGTTTTAGTTTACCTCCCACAAACTGCCAAAGAAAACTGACggtggcagttttgtaattaAGTTGAATTGTTGTGGTAAGTTCTGAACatgtgaccttaattatcatggggACATTTGTGGTGTTTAAATTATAATAAGACACTtcaaaatgactttttttttttttatcattatccCTATAAATATACTGCATATAATTACCTCGTTTGaagtaaacaaaaaaattaaagacgAGGATTGCTACATGTTACACAAGAATCAAGCCCAAACTgaacaaaaaaatgaagaaagaaaactgAACCAAACTAGCCTATTCGGGTTGGTTCAAACTGATTCTTCAGTTCTTTTATCCCAGTCCTAAAATTATTAGTTTAAACTTTCTCTAGTCAATTGTCTTAGTTCTGAACAATAACCTTAAACCCGTGCATCACATGGATTATTGGTGAATGGATGAATAAAATGAAGGTTTCCTTCTTATCCACTTCGTCAATTTTTCATATTCTGTTAAAGGAAAAgtacattatgtgccttcgttaAAGTGACTGAcagagagagaatcaaggaattagcgattaccatcaatcagcagaaattacggatcaattagcatttaatgtcatcattgtaattgatatttccgttgtaattctctctctatataaagggactatgaaatgaaatgagtagaccaattccaattctctttttacttttacatattCATGTTTTTCTACTTGTTTATTTTACCATAGTAAACATTTTAGATGATTTTATCatgaataatttttcttttaaattttgaaGTATATTTTGGGtaaatcaaaatttggtgaatccTTTGACACCAAATTTAAGCTTCCCTTCATAGATAGACTAGCATTGCGATGCACATGTTATTGGTGAAGGGAGGAATAACATTGAAGTTTCCTCATATTGTAGGCCAAATTTCTCAATAGTTCAAGCAGAATACTTTCAAACATAACTTTCTTGTATGCTTTCACATCAATTGCAACAATACAGCAGAAAGTAATAACTTAATCAAATTGATAGCAATAACATATGTTTGAAATGGTTTAATGCCTCGAATTCTTTTGCTTAGTGAAGCATATTAAATGCATTTCTCCTGTAAACACCCTACAATCACAATTCTGATAAATTGCTGTTGCGTAGAAAAGTTGTAGAAGAGATTTCAATTGGTGTTCAAAGAATTGAAAAAtgaactccaaaataaatggcTCAATAACttttcttctcttgatctttgcTTATTGAAACATTAAAATTGGTTTGTATAGTGCTCTAAACTTCTAAAGCATGGAAACTGATTCGAACGTGTTTAGGTCTGATTACACGCATTAAaagcgtgtaattatatctaaaacacttgGAACAAACTAATCCTCAAgttaattaatatgtaattaatatatttttatttattttgtagaaaataagcggagtcgGAAACAAGATAAAATGACgtgaaattggagcaaaatgaAGTTTCTGAGAAAATAACGACATAATTTATGCGAGTCAACCGTGATCAATTCTATCAACGAAGTGGAATGCAATTGTCTTTGATAGAATGTGCCAAAGTGCatggagaagagaaaaaaaatgagaacaaactcagaaagtaaaaggaaaaaaaaaatgaaaaagtgaggaaaaaaaaattgtgacatCAAGACCACGTCAAATTCTCAAAGAGTACTGGTAGAAAGACACAATGCACAACAATTACAAATTTCTTAATGTCGTATAATGACCCAATGCAGATATCTAAATCAAGCACACCAATAATTTTAAAGCCTTTCCTGATTATTGATATTAGATTATTCTACTAGAAATTGAATTCAATCATACTCTAAAGGGAAAAATGCACCAATAGTGTCTGGAGActctgaggactgtcaaaatgatacttGGACTTTtaaacgtatcaatgtgatacctggacttctATTTTGTTATCAATGTAGCACCTATGCCAACTTTTCGTCACGGTGCCGTTAATTCTGACCACGTGTGACGCACGTGGGGTGCAAAATGAGAGCAAACATGACTTTTTCTCTCCATCAAATtctgaatgaattaattcaaaattaaaaataaaaattgaataattattacattaaaaataaaagttgaatAAATTTTTATGCTTTGTTCTATTACCCAATCCAATACACTCTGACCATGAAtcaaaaactaaaaatcaaaacttcCCTGACCATGAAATTCAAAGAAACCTATTCATTATGATCTTCttcaatttggatttggattctttaggaaTATATTAGAGCTAATTCAAATTTCATTTGGATTTGGATACCCACTGAATCTCCTCCCGAAACTCCATCTCCAAATCTAGCTTAGCCACCTTTCCTCCTCCACGACCACTCCCACCTTAGTGACAGCGATCACGATGAAGTATTTGAACCTAGCAATTCTTCATGTTCATCCTCTTAAACCCAGCaaaaatgccaaaaaaaaaaaaaaaatcccagcaATTGTTCATGTTCTTCAACCcattcatgttcatcttcttaaaCCCAGCAAACCATTTGAGCTTTCGAAAGAAGAGAGACTGATGATGGGATTGAGCTTCAATTTGGAAGAAACCCATTCCGGCTATTAATCTCAAATTGAACCAACAATCAAGAGGGTGATTTTGGTGCCCTTCTCTGTGTGCAGAACGTGGCTGAGGGAGAATAGAGGGGAGAGAGACCAACAGGAGGCCTCTTGAATCACTCTCACCCACCTACCTAAATTCAGATCCGGACAGTCTGATCCAAACCAAGGTCGGTGAACAAGAACTATCACTCAGCCCCAAATTCGAACTCCATTCGAAATCCGACTTCAATCCTGCCGTCGCCCAACATGCCGCTTTAGCCCAATCCAACGCCAAGCCAGCGAATATGATTAGAACCCCGGGCGGTAGTCGGAGCCGCAATCCCGCTTTGAGTACCATCAAAGTTTACAGAGAACCCAATCCATAtccaaatcccaatcccaatcccaatcccaatttcaatttcaatttcaatttcgtcCTCCAAAATGAAGGACAGAGTCTTCTCGAAGTTTCGTTTGTCGAAGATCTGAAATCGGAAATGGAGTGTGTCGCCGATCCTTTTGTCGAGGTCAACTGCGTTGACGCCGTGTGCCTGAAATCGAGGAGTACTAAGGTGTAGTTGCGGGAGGAATCGGCGAGAGAAGTCACTCTTTTTAGAGAGTGGTTGATCGAGGGGAGAGGGAGAAGACGAGAGGTGGAggggtaaaaaaaattaattaaaaaaattaaaggtaaATAGATcctttttattaaaaatatttaaaatgtttttacccaaaataaataaataaattaaaatgtcAATTATATGGGCAAATCAGTATTTTTATCTTCATTTTGTACCTCACGTGCCTCGCATGTAGTAAATTTAACGGAGCCGTGACGGAAACTTGACGTGGGTACAACATTAACAACAAAATAGAAGTCcatgtatcacattgatacgtttgaaagtccatgtatcattttgacagtcctcagagTCTTCAGACACTAACCGTGCATTTTTCCCTACtctaaataagtaaatataGCAGAAGAACCTCCACCAAAACATTATCATACATACACACtaaagctaaaaattgaaaaaatactGGCAGTGTTGAAGACTGCAAACCATAAGACTAGTAGAAAGATCCCTGCCATGTCCTCCAACTCGACCCCCAGTCCCATGTAAAGCTTAGGTACTAGAGAATGCAGGTCTGAAGGCTAAAAAGGCAAAGCATTACAGAATCCAAGTAAATACTAAATAGTGTGACTCAGAATAACTGCTGGCATAACCATTTATGCATATCTCGAGTCTTCACTCTTCACCGTTCCTCTGTTCCTCTGTTCTGAAAGAAAAAGGTGCTAATATTTGATTGACCCACCCAAAGTAACCCCTAATTATCAAATAGAGTACAGAATGGCACCcagacccaaaaaaagaaaaagaaaaaggactgCATAATGGCAGCAGGTCACCAAGTTGAATGCTAAGTTTTTTAAAGAATGAGAATTGTTCCTCCGGAAACAAATACCAAGGATTTGGTAATACCAGCCAAAAGCAATACAGCAAACAGCAAACATCAACATACAAAATCAACCACTAGTAAGAGGAAGCAAATTCAGAAAACTTCTAACAACTTACTACATTAGATCTTCATTGTTGATATTTCTACCTAGGACATCTGGAACCTGTTTCCACCCCACAAgagaaaggtaaagtaacctctGCAATTATGAAACCACATATATCAAGGAACCGATCTTTGATTGCTAGCCAGGTGATGAAGATGTTGGAATGTATATATACTACCATAATTGATTAGTAAAATCTATTCAGGTTGAAAAATACTGGTCAACCCTTAcaaatcaaagaagaagaagactaatGGAGGGCCGGTCTGGTGCAGCACGCTATAATCTAAACCAATGTTCATTTTCACTAGTTaatgtaggaaaaaaaaaaaatcaaaccagagaaattttttttgataTCTTTTAAGCTTAAAAATCATAAAatgtattattcaaaaaaaaaaaatcataagatGTTTCGATCTTAAATCAGCCAAAGTCCTCATTCACCATTCCGATCACCAGTCAGTCTGGCATGTGAGCTGCAATGACCTAGGTGGGAAGGGGAAAGAGGTGATGGGAgagattttttaaaataataaaagaacacagaaatatatatgaatgaaattACATTATCTTACAAAATGTGGCAAAAGAAATTAAGCTGAGAGAATACTAGGTAATTGACCAAAGAAAGGAAATAAAGGGTTAGTGCAAAGCTCAAGACAGTATTTTGCAGTAACCAATACTAACCAGTAAGCTGCTCTTTTGGTAAATTAGATTTATTGAATCAAACAGGAGCTACAAGGAGGCAGGCCTTCCAACACAAAAACAACTAAACAAGCAACCGAAAACCATAAAGTGCTTAATGTAACAAAACGTATACTGACTAACACAAAGCCAGAGCAACAGCCAAATCAGCTGAAAAATATAAACCAAACAAAGGAATCTAAAGATGCAAGACAGCTTGAGCAGATGACAAGCAGAGCTGCAGAAGTCATAGCAATGCAAGCATAAAAATTTCACTGTGGAACCACCTGGAAAAACCAGAACATGCAAAACCAGTCCAATATTTATCTGAATTGGCTCCTCCTCTGAATTGGTTTCCTACGATATCAAGAAACCaagattttgttttcttgataTAGCTAGGCTTCGTGCTCTCTAGGGGACGTCACCTAGGTGACAGAAAAAGccacaagaaaagaaagaaaagaagaaagatttgTTAGATTCCAAATTACAATATTCTCAAGAATAAGAATATTCAATTAAACTGGCAATGAGATTTATCTACCTAAGGATTTTGGGATGTGGATGCACTGTCTTGCCTCTGCTGCAATGCTGATGATCCAACATGGACATGTGGGATATGAGATATCTTGTGCCAGTCCTCACCAGTTCCCCTCTCACAACGCTTCTCAAGGTTAGGACAGTCTCTGATGGACAGGTGTTGGAGAGCTCTGAGACATTGTAGACCTTTTGGCAACAATTTTATCTCTGGACAATCAGAAATTGCCAAAGACCGGAGTGAAACAATATGCTCCACCCACTCTGGAAATTCCATGAGTTTTGAGCAGCTACCAATTTCCAGGACTTGTAAGTTGTTGCTGTATTGCAGTCCCTCTGGCAGTGATGTAAGCTCTGGACAGCCAAAAAGGGTCAGGCTTCTAAGTTCTGAGAGGTTTTCAAAGGAATCTGGCAGATGAACTAGATTCAAACCCATAATAGTGAGGCTTTCAAGAGCTGTGAGGTGTTTCATCCCCATAGGCAAACAAGTTAAGCGGGGACAATTCTCAATTGAGAATGAACGAAGTGAGTACAAGCCACCAAAGCCTTCCTCCGGCAAACAGATTAAGTTAGGACACTCGATGATTTCCAAGTTCTCCAATGAAGTGAGGTTTTTTAATCCTCCTGGCAAAGTATCTAGATCATTGCACCACCCAATTTTCAGTGATTTGAGAGCAGTGAGGTACTCCAGATCTTCAGGGATATAACGAAGCACTGGACAAGACGTAACCGTCAACGACATCAAACGCGAATTGTTTTGCAGCAACTTATATGGTACAAAGCTCAACTCTTGAAAGAAGTCAATAACAAGAGTCAACAGTGACTTCAGCTCTGATGCTGACCTCATTACCAATTTGTGGCATTTCTTCAGCTCCAAGTATTGAACGAATGGAAGCCATGGCATGGCTTTTAACGATGGACAATTTCTTATGGATACTTTGCCAAGGCCTGTAAATGCTTCTGTAGAATTCATGTTATCCCAAGTAGTCAACTCAGGAAAATCTATAAGGGATAGCTCTGTAAGAGAAGCAAATGGTCTGTCACTTCGACCTAGAAATTCATCACCAATGCAGACTACATTATGCATTCCTTGGATGTTGAGGATCTTGAGGACAGGGAGTTGACCGAGCGGAGGAAGACTTTCACATCTTCTGCAATTTATTATGTTTAGCTCGGTCAAGTTCTGAGAGCAACTCATCTCATCTGGGAACTTGGTTCCTGAATAACCATTTATTGACAACATCCTTACAAAGGGAGATAAAGTTAAAGAATCTACCAGAATAAAATCAATTTTATCATCAATTTGCCTGCGAGCTTGCCTAGATCTGTTATGATCTAGCTTGCACTCATCATCATTTTGCCACAACAGTTCCAATGAATAGAATTCTTTCGTTTTCATCCATTCTGTTATCATGACAACGTCACGTGGACTTTTAGCCTCCTCCAGACATTTGAGTTTTAACTTCCCTCGTAGATTTGTCATTGATACAAGCTGAGCAATAGAAGTTTCAGGGTTGCGGCCGATGATATATACCGGCAAAGTTTGAAGTTGTCGTAGCATACTCATTGATGGGGGCATGCTAGCAAGTCTTGGACAATCATCTATGTTAAGATGTCTCAGATTTATTAACTTGGTAGTACCACTCGGTAACTCCCTGAGCTCACTACAACTTGAGAGATTTAATGTCTGCAAATTGCATAGATCACAGATAGTCGCTGGCAATGTCTCTAGGAGAGTATTTGAAAGATCAAGATACCGCAAGGATAGTAGCCCACCAATCTCTGGGTGAAGCCTCTTAATTCCAAATCCACTGAAATTCAGCATTCTGAGGTGTTTAAAAGTTGCTTGTATGGTTGGAATGGCTTCCACATAATCCTCTCTTGGTGAAAGGAAATTAAGGGTTCGCAATCTCTTTGCTTTACACAAGGCTTCAGGGATCAAAGCAGAGCTAGAACTGCAAACAACTGATATATGACATGTCTTTGAGAGACTACAGTGCACATTTTCCTGTTCTAGAGTCAAGGATTCCtctccagcaacagattttgCAAGATCATTAATATGATCATGCATTTTAAATTCTGTCATACCTCTGCCatcatatttttttatttcttggaAGAAGAACATCATCAACAAATTGTTAAAATACTCATTGCCAGTGTCCTCTGGCCTAATTGAAGACTCCACAATATGAGGAATTAAGCCATGTGCGAGCCATTGATGGATCAACATTTCCTTATTAATCTCATAATTCTTTGGGAATATTGAACAATATGCAAAGCAAGCTTTCAGATGCGATGGCAAATGATTGTAACTCAGCCTGAAGATGGATAGAATTCTGTTCTCACCTGCATCAATACTCCATAGTTCACTCCTTTGCACATGTAACCACTcgctttcttctcttttaaagCGCAGCATGATTCCAAGAATATTTGCAACCAACGGGACACCTTTGCACTTGTCTACTATTTTCTCACCAATCTGCAGTAGTCTCGGAAAATCACCCTCTGTTCCATCTGCAAAGGCTCGGTGCTTGAACAACTTCCAGCACTCTTCTTTTCTCAGTGGTTCCAAATGAAATGGGGGAAATGTGCTAGTTATGGCTGCAACTGGCTTATTCCGGGTGGTTAGTATAATTTTACTTCCACCTGGGGAGCCTTTCAATGGATTCATTACTTTATCCCATTCATCTGGATCCTCATTCCACACATCATCGAGCACTATCAAGTACCTTTTTCCCAGTAACGATTCTCTCAATTGAGATTGCAGTACCCCAATCTGAAACGAGTCATGGCAGCCCTTTCCGACATAACTCAACATTTGATTTATGATCCTTGCCGGGTTAAAATTATCATTGACAGACACCCATATTGAAGATTGAAAGTGGCTTGTAACCCTCAGATCATTGTAGACTAACTGAGCAAGTGTTGTTTTCCCCATCCCTGCAAGTCCAACAATGGGAATTACTGCAACTTCAGGACCACTACTGGAAGACAATAGCATCCCCACAATTTTATCCACATCCTCTTCTCTGCCATAAACCTTTGAATCATTGACAGAGGGTCCAGTTTGGCGTCTCTCCATTGTACTTGACCGTCCATAAGACTGAGTTTCTTTGAagtggaaactagacatctccTTGGCTACATCATCCAATCTTGCACGAAGCTCCTTTAGTTTGCGTGACTTCTTACGGTAAGTAGAAATCAATTCAAGAGTTAAGCAAGTTTTCCTTACCTCATATCTTGTCCGCTTTCCAATCTTTCTCACCATCATGCCAATCCTGTCCTTGCTGTTCAGATTCGTACGTGAAGAAAGAAATTCACGATGTTGGCAATCATACAGTATTCTGGAGCACGAAGATGGATGTCGAGAGCGATATCGGTCGGAAGCATATAAACGGCAAAATTCCTCTTTCATCAAATGCTTGCGCAGAACTAGGGTGGCAACCTCATCAAGCAGATTATCAGCATCGACTGCGACGTCTTTGAGCTTTACCAGCCAAGCCTTCACCCTCTGATTTTTCCTCTGCTGCTCCTCTGCATCTTCTATCACCGCCTTAATCATCGGTAACGTCTCCTGCATCTTCTCGATCTCCGTCCTGAACTCTCTGCGAGTTCGCACTTGACCAACAACAACAGTGTCAGTCAACCTTCTAAAGAGCAGCTGCAGCAGCGGGGATACAATCAAAGACTCCATGATCAATCGAGCTCACAAATTCAGGGAAAGTTGTAAAAATGGAGTTGAGAGATTCTCAACTCTACACTGCGGATAACAACTAGCAGAGACAACTTTGACTGATGGCTCGGGCCGTCAAAATAAACAATTAACATTCAAACAGTGAAAGAACCAATTTTGGCCGCCGCTAAAAGGAAACACCTTTGCAATTAAGATTAAAGGCAGATCACAAGTTTAAGCTCGGCCAGCAAAGTCCATATCTTCTAATCTTCCATCTGCAGCTTCTCCAACAAATCAGCCAGCCGAGATCTCAGTGTAGGAATTATGATCGTCCCTGGTTCAGTGATATTGTGGATTTAAAACAAATGCGTATAACACGAATCCATCTCCACGTGGTGGATCCGGAGAAACATCAAGACTGTAGCTATGAAGAGAAGATGGCCTGATGGGCTCTAATCTCTAAAGCAGTAGctgcgaagaagaagaagtagatgaagaagaggaagaattgGTTTGCAGCAAAGAGTTTGTTTGATTAAAGAGACAGATGAGAGAAAACCTCATCTAGAAAGAAAGTATGGTCTTTGCTCTAGGTTCACTTGTTATGAAGATGTAATTGGTTTGCAGCTCACAATTTCAGGGCAAAAGTTGCGAATGGAGGCGAGAGATGGGAGATACTCAACTAATAACAGGAGGAGGCTGGAATACGCAGGCTGACAAGAGGAGACGCGGCGTTAGGAGAGCCACAATTTCGTACAATTTAAGGGCATTTGGTAATTTCGCTTCCACGGACAACTCCTAACCCAAAACAAATctcatttgaaaaaaaaaaaaaaaaaaaaaaacagagaagacaATGAACACCCACAACTtcaaacacaaaaacactcgAGGGTAGCAAAAACCAAATCAGAATCACTCCAGAAATTGCCAGTTTTGAAAGAGAAATTCAGGAAAACCCCTCACAAATGAGAAACCAAAGCACCCACTTGTAATCTGAATCGCTTTGGGTGGACTCAAAGCTAAATCCTAATAAGCTGCtttgtgtttaaggatatctctatttgtgtttggcccaaactttaggttacttgacctagtggtaatagggttaaattagaaggatctagattcctattcaatgtacgattactttccttgtacgattgagattctatgtattgtaatcctctatataaataggcccctattatcaatgagaagacacagtaaattcctctcaaattcagtttctctaaaacacgttatcagcacgaagccctaaccctgaaaaccctaatttcgtaacctccaaaatcctgcaaccaccgccccacatatcgaagccctattcccaaggagcccagaaccggcggcagaaccaccggaaccggcaGGAAAACCCCTGAACCGGCCGTCGGAAAAATCGAACCGGCCCCTGCCCTGTGACTGCCTTGTGCCTGCCCCTGCGAgccctgccgagcagctgccgagagCTGCCGAGCCTTGTGCCTGCATCTGCCGAGATACCTGCCGAACCCTGCGCACCCCTGTGCCTGCCCCTGTCGACATCTGCCGAAAGCTCCGCATAGCCCCCGCCGACACCTGCCGACACCTGTCGAGCACCTGTCGAGACCTGCGCACCCTTGTGCCTGCATCTGCCGACAGCTGCCTAGCACTTGCCGAGCATCTGCCTGCCAGCCCTGCACAGCCCCTGCACAGCCTCCGC contains these protein-coding regions:
- the LOC112180884 gene encoding putative disease resistance protein RGA3, with translation MESLIVSPLLQLLFRRLTDTVVVGQVRTRREFRTEIEKMQETLPMIKAVIEDAEEQQRKNQRVKAWLVKLKDVAVDADNLLDEVATLVLRKHLMKEEFCRLYASDRYRSRHPSSCSRILYDCQHREFLSSRTNLNSKDRIGMMVRKIGKRTRYEVRKTCLTLELISTYRKKSRKLKELRARLDDVAKEMSSFHFKETQSYGRSSTMERRQTGPSVNDSKVYGREEDVDKIVGMLLSSSSGPEVAVIPIVGLAGMGKTTLAQLVYNDLRVTSHFQSSIWVSVNDNFNPARIINQMLSYVGKGCHDSFQIGVLQSQLRESLLGKRYLIVLDDVWNEDPDEWDKVMNPLKGSPGGSKIILTTRNKPVAAITSTFPPFHLEPLRKEECWKLFKHRAFADGTEGDFPRLLQIGEKIVDKCKGVPLVANILGIMLRFKREESEWLHVQRSELWSIDAGENRILSIFRLSYNHLPSHLKACFAYCSIFPKNYEINKEMLIHQWLAHGLIPHIVESSIRPEDTGNEYFNNLLMMFFFQEIKKYDGRGMTEFKMHDHINDLAKSVAGEESLTLEQENVHCSLSKTCHISVVCSSSSALIPEALCKAKRLRTLNFLSPREDYVEAIPTIQATFKHLRMLNFSGFGIKRLHPEIGGLLSLRYLDLSNTLLETLPATICDLCNLQTLNLSSCSELRELPSGTTKLINLRHLNIDDCPRLASMPPSMSMLRQLQTLPVYIIGRNPETSIAQLVSMTNLRGKLKLKCLEEAKSPRDVVMITEWMKTKEFYSLELLWQNDDECKLDHNRSRQARRQIDDKIDFILVDSLTLSPFVRMLSINGYSGTKFPDEMSCSQNLTELNIINCRRCESLPPLGQLPVLKILNIQGMHNVVCIGDEFLGRSDRPFASLTELSLIDFPELTTWDNMNSTEAFTGLGKVSIRNCPSLKAMPWLPFVQYLELKKCHKLVMRSASELKSLLTLVIDFFQELSFVPYKLLQNNSRLMSLTVTSCPVLRYIPEDLEYLTALKSLKIGWCNDLDTLPGGLKNLTSLENLEIIECPNLICLPEEGFGGLYSLRSFSIENCPRLTCLPMGMKHLTALESLTIMGLNLVHLPDSFENLSELRSLTLFGCPELTSLPEGLQYSNNLQVLEIGSCSKLMEFPEWVEHIVSLRSLAISDCPEIKLLPKGLQCLRALQHLSIRDCPNLEKRCERGTGEDWHKISHIPHVHVGSSALQQRQDSASTSQNP